In Enoplosus armatus isolate fEnoArm2 chromosome 20, fEnoArm2.hap1, whole genome shotgun sequence, the sequence acacaaaatgggtttttaaatatctttatcAAGTAATCTACATGGCCTCACATTGTTACCCATGTACCTTCTCAATAAATTCCGTTCTCcaatgctgttttctctctacCACATTGATTCCGGCTTTCATCCATCATCAACAATCTTGACGTTGACCAGGAACCTGCTGGTCCCCAGGTCTACCTGATGAGTATGAGCCTGACTACAGAGCCCCCTAACGATGGTCCCACTGTTACAGAAGGTTTAATATATCATTATTTTCTAACATtaatttctctgtgtctcttgtcCTTGTGCGGTAAGGTGTGTGTCAAGAGTCAAGGGGTGAATAAAGTAATGTATGTGGCAAAGTGGCGCTATAAATGTTTGTAACTCACTTGAAACTGCTTACGAGCAAAAGACAAAGTAACAAGTGTCCCAAACAAATGTGAACATCTGAAACTCTGACTTTGAATATTAACACTTGCAGGCAGTAAGAGATTCAGTTTCAAGGCTCAGCAGCCATTAAAGGGCGGGTGGCTTCAGGATCACTAACTATCTGCTCATTGTTCCAGTTTCTAACCCGTCAGAGGCCAAAATGACGTCACCTGAGAAGAAGGACAAGAAGCCAGATGATgtgccggaggaggaggaggaggaggaagaatacGTGGTGGAAAAGGTCCTGAATCGGCGGGTGGTGAAGGGGAGAGTAGAGTATCTTCTCAAGTGGAAAGGCTTCTCTGAGTGAGTGTTTGGGGATCACGTCATCCAGTCTTTTCTCGTCGTTATCTTATTTATACAGTCCTCTAAATCAGAGATTGCATTCAAATTATAACCAAGAAAACGGTGAGATACCAGCATGTTTAACAGGTGACTAAACACGTATATTCTCTATTTGTTTGTACTTGTGTCTGCAGTGAAGACAACACGTGGGAGCCAGAAGACAACCTGGACTGTCCAGATTTGATCGCAGAATTCCTGCAGTCCCAGAAAACGGCACACGACGGAAAGAGGAAGGCGGCCGGAGACGCAGAAGGAGACGAAAGTAaaacgaagaagaaaaaagacgaCGTAAGTCCACATTCTTTGTTTTCGGTCGATCTATCTATTCTTTTCAAGTGGGATCTTGTTCTTCTGTGCAGAacgcagcagtttgtttttttactgcccTCACACCTAAATACATTCATATCATAGTAATAATCCACTGGTTGAAAACAAATGATGTCAACTTTTTAGATTCCGTCTTAAGCTGTATAAACACGGAGGTAAACGTTGCATTTGAACACACCACAAAGACTGCAGCCAGCTGAGCACCAACATGCACGCATGTCTTACACCTGCATTAAGTAGTCTCATCAGTgatatgtgtaatgtgtaatatgTAATAACATGTCTAATAAAAAGTTGCAACTGGCACTGTTaaggtttgtttattttcttctttgctttgcTCTGATGTTTCGGCCCATTTATTTGCGgatgaacaaaagaaaagacacaacatAAAACTCTTCTGATCTACACACCATGAGGTGGACATTTTCCTGCATTTTCTCGGTGGGCAGAGCAGTTTAAAATATCACCAGGAAAGAGCGGTGAACACCAGACAAGCCACAGTGAGTTGGttagatgaagagctgcaggcgacaGGTGTTTATTGTAGTTTAGGCGAACCTTAAATCTCATCAAGGTAAGCGACCTTTCTGATCACAGTGGTTCATAGTAAGACAGGGTGCTGGTTTCAGAACCACATGGAGATTCAGGTGTCCACTTCATCAGTGCTTTACTTTGGGATCAGTCAACCAAttacagaccccccccccctccacattCAGGATCCCCTCTGTGCGGCCACACGCCCAGAATACAGGCAACAATCCCAAATGTCTGGACTTTCTGCAGACTTCACTGACTGAATCAACCACTCACTGCAAAACAGATGTGATGCTACAGTGTTTGAAACAGACAACAATATCTAACCTTAAAATAttgtacaaatgaatgaaagaaatgcAGAACTGAAAAGATGAGTggattagttgatcgacagaaaatgaactattttgataactgaataattgtgtccttttttcttttttttcttttttaaagcaaaaaatgccaaacatttatGGTACTAGCTCCTCAAACGTCAGACATGAGAGTAAACTGATTATCTTTGAGATTTGGACTGTCGGTcggacgtcaccttgggctgtgggaaattaCAACGGGAATCTTTCACTATTTTATTGATAAAACGATTAcatgaatcgataatgaaaataattgttatttgcagcccGACAAAtatttagaagaaaaaagagacactAGAAATGCATGAAAAGAATATCAGCTGCAACATGCAGACAGGCAGGATTGTTTACCTGCAGCATTGTGATCTCAGAGttccacagagacacataaacattttctgttttcacagcagagccTCACGTTCTcgatttgttttaaattcaaatagGAATGTCGACATAGTGAAGATAGTTTCCATTTATGCTGAACTGaagctgtattttgttgttcGATCCTCAGACAGAGAAGCTACGGGGCTTTGCTCGAGGGCTGGATCCAGAACGGATCATTGGTGCCACAGATTCCACAGGAGAACTCATGTTCCTCATGAAATGGTTTGTATGCACAGCTGGGCAGCTGTTGAAACTGTTGGggaattaaaatgtgttattaaatgTTTGCGTGCTCGTGCCAAAATGGAAGTCagttgaagttgtttttgtgtttttttgtttgcgCAGGAAAAACTCTGATGAAGCGGACCTGGTGCCGGCGAAGGAGGCCAATGTGAAGTGTCCGCAGGTGGTCATCTCTTTCTACGAAGAGAGACTTACTTGGCACTCGTATCCCACCGAAGACGAGAAAAAAGACGACAAGAACTAACACGGGGgcaggggaaaagaaagaaactgtagTTTTGAACTTCATCGTACTTTCGACAGGGGCTGTGGGGGGGTCggaggaggggggcagagaCAAGCAAGACACAATTGGACTCATTCGTCTTTTGGTGTAGTATCACTCATTTGATTCTACTTCTATCTGGATATAATCTAACTGTAAATATGCTTCAGATTTGCTTGACAAAACCCAACTGAAATGTACAACGCAGTGTTAATTTTCAGGATCCAGTCCAGTTTTAAGAAGCTGCTGGGCTCCTTCAGCTACACTTTCACAGAACATGTGGTTCAGTGCTCGGTCATCTTGCTATGACATCGTACCAGTGaggtgatgtttttatttcaattgtGTGCcaattttttttacttaatccATTGGTGCTTTTGAGGGCAAAACTGTGTTCATCTTAGCTGTTTCCGTAGGACTCGTTTGGTGTTTGATTATGAACCTTTTCAGTGATTCATTTGGTCATTGGTAACCTTTGTAGTGTTTTTCATGAACATGTCTTGCTTGTCGGTTTTGGAGAATAAACCACTTTTTGTTACTGTGCTGTTTCACGCTGGTGTCACATTTAATATAGCAGGATTATTACCTTGTAGGGCTGcaaataactaataactaatcTTTGGATCACTTTCTTCTTTAATCGATTGATCGTTTGATCTgtgaaacatcagaaaacagtgaaaaatgtccaagGTGttttcatcaaatgtcttgctttgttCCACCAACAGTCAAGACTTGGAAAAGCAGCAACTTCCAACAATTGAGCCTGGAACCATCAAACATTTGGTGTcgaaatgacttaaacaatcgATCGATCACCAAAATATTTGGTGGTTAATTTTCTGTGGTACATCATTGCAGCTCTATTAGCCAGTTGTTTCCAAGAAGCACATTTTCTAAGTTATCCAGATAACTTTGCAAATTAAAACCTGCAGCACCCCAAATTCTGAAAGAATGGACTGACGCAAACCCCCAAACTTATCTAGATAACTTACGAAACCTGCCTTTTGGACCGAGCCCCCACAGTATACCATATACCATTCATGACAACTAGAACACAAGAGTCAcgggtgaaaataaaaacactttattaatcaataaaaacaattctTGATTGCCAGCAAATATCTCAAAACAGAGGAACTACATCCAAACTCAAAGCAGAGGGTGAGACCGTTATGGAGACATTtgacaaatacataaatcatgacgaacacaaacatgaaaatatttacataacgagacagacaaaaaaagtgCACTAAGTAGTAGCAGTACTAAATAGTTGGTGTCGCACTGGGTTACACTGAAGTGAATGTTAACCAGAGTTTCATGCCTGAATATCACatttaatgaaacatttctccCTTCGAAAACGATTTTTTGGACATCATCTTAATGTTGCGAGTTCTGTTCAGCCTCTTGTAAATATTCTAGCCTAACCGCTACCTCAGCTGCAACAATAGacccattttttctttttttaaacagagggCGATGTAGCATGTACTGACAAACTTCATTCAAATAGACAAGTAATAGCACTTCTACTTTGAGAACATTTCTCTTCAGTTctcaaaacatttaaagtgaAGATAATGAGATTGTGAAATAAAGGCATTCAAATCAAAGTGGCCACAACACACACCgtcatttcacacattcaaataaCTTTTATCTCATGAAACACCCCGGCTCACTTTGTTATCGACACAACAACTTCAAAACATAGGACTCATAATATTTAAGCCAACACCTCGGCTTTACAGCAGTTAAAAAACACGCCTCCAGTGGCTTTCAGTTGGGTAATGTTGGCAAATAAATTACTTAAGAGGGAGATCGCTGCACCACAGCGACAACTGAGCCTGTTTAGAGTTAATGCTTAAAACGAGGCAtccaagaggaaagaaaaagaaaacccaagAAATAATCCAAAACGTTGATCTGTGACAGCCTGGAGTTGGTGGTAATCATACAGTACTCTCCGGAGCTCCTGGCTCATCACAGTATCTTTAATTCCTCTTACGATTACAGGCTCTGCGTGAAGTTCTCAAATCAACAAAGAGGGTGTAGACTTTTACAGAAAGCTGATGTGGCTAGACCTATAACCTTGCTTATACTACAGATTATGAACAGTTAATAAGAGCCTTCCTAAACGCAGCTCCCGTATTTAAACCTGCAGCGAAGGAATAGCGACAGACACGGCAAAATGCATATAGCCAAGCCTTTTAAAGACAAATTACAGTGCTATGTATAATTTATAAGAAAGTTGATACATTTAGCAATGCAGTGTGCCTCCTCCCTAAAACATCCATCAGCTCCTCTTGCAGGACTTCACCTCCAGGCCTCTTTCAGCAGTGGCCAGCCCGGGAACACTCAGCCTCTGACTCTTCCTTGTCTCAACATCCTCCTTCCACACATCAAACCCAATCTCTTCAGGGCCTTCTAAACTTAGATGCATCCGACAAACTGACTCAAAAACTGGGATTTGCGGTACAAACCTACAGAATTAGAGTGCAATGTTTGAGCATTTAAGATGTATTCAGATGTGATGTGCACCATACAACCTTTGGTTAGTATAGGTGTTAATGGCATCCTAAAACGATGGACTTCCTGTAGCCTTTGGTATCTAAACTCTCACAACCATAGATGCTGTTCTTTGCCTGAAGATTTGCAACTCACACAGTGACTAAGAACATCACTAAAAGTCTCCAGGGTGGGATCTGATAGTCCTTTAAAACCTTCTGTGCATAGGTACTCCAACCATCCTTGTTGACAGTGTTCTTTCACTCCCACTTTTCTCGATACCAGTCCCTTGTTTGACCCTACAAATCTTCATCCTCAGTGGTTTGGTGCAAAAGGATCAAGAGCAGCTAAAATTTTTCTAATAGCTCATTTTGTGTCCTTTTATATCCCTCGTCTCCTCACTTATTGTTTTCCCCCCTtctaaataatgaaatatcagTACTCAAACGAAGAGCTACTTCTGCTTCAAAGtttttttccaggaaaaaaaatgtaggaACAGAATGAAAAGGGAGAAACTAATGCAGGAAGAGTAGTCAACAATGCCATTTTTCTACTCACCAGAATCTTCTTAAAGGAAAAAAGGACATCTCTCTTGCATCTGCAGAAATCTTTCTTATTGATTTAGCAAAGTTATAGAATAAACAGCAGTTTGCCCCCCTcacttctttttgtctttttgttttttctctggcTTTCGGTTCTGCTCAGCAGTTGTCACGCCGCGGGGCATGATCAGCACGCTGCCGTCAGCGCTGTACTGGAGCGAGTACTCGCTGGGAGGATAGGGCCGGCCCTCCTCATCCCGTAGCTGAGTGAACACCTCTTGGTACAGACTTTGCATCTTCTGCTTCATCTGCCGGATGGAACGAATGAActccatcttctccttcagCAGTCGGGCCTTGTTGCGCCTCAGGTCTTGGACGCCCTGCTCCAGGTTTATGATGGTGTCCAGCTTGCGTTTGCGGCAGTTCTGGGCAGCCATCTTGTTCTTGCCGCGCCTGCGGATGTCGCGGATGAGGGCTAGCTGGGCTTCACTCAGGTGGTGCTTGGCCAGAAGCTCGTTGAATTCTTCAACAGGCAGGTTGATGATCTTTTCGTTGGAGAAGGGGATTTTCATGGCCCGGGCTCTGCGTTCGTCACGGCTTGCGTGCTTGTCGAGCAAGTCCTGATGAGGTTGAAGCTTTGAGTGCTGTTTGTCGCGGACAGTCTTCTTCCCAGTTGCAATGGGGAGCTCTGGGTGCTCAGAGAACGCAGAGGAAAGCGGCAGGTTGTACGTATGATTGTGGCCGATGCTGTCGAGCTGAGGGAGGCCGTGGAACTGGGACGGGTCCTGATAGCTCATACGGCAGAGCTTACTATACCCAGGCTGATAACCACCAACAGCACCTTCCTCCGTCTCCACAGTGGCAACCTCAGAGTCGGTGCTGTAGCCCACAGCTCCCTCCTCTGAGAAGGTGGCAGACGTTGATGAGGAAGACGCTGCAGAAGAGCAGGATGTCTCAGAGCTGCTCGGGGAGGCCGGGCTGTGACTGGAGTCCAAGGAAAGACCAGAATCTGAGTCAAGCTCATCCTCCAACTGGGAAGCTTGGGCCTGGCTGAAGCCCTCCTCCATGGCAAGGTCCAGCAAGCTGATCTCGTCGAGCATGGACTCTTCCAGCAGGGTGCTGAACGGATCGGGCAGGATAGGAGTGGATGTAATGTTGTTACTAGAGCTATTAATGGGTGGTGGGAGAAAGATCCCAGTCAGGTTGGTGGCTCCAAACGTGGAGTTGATGTTGCTGGAGTTGCTGGAGGAAAGTCTGGGCATGGTGGTTCTTGGGGTAATGGTAATAGAGTCCAACTGGGGGTCGAAAATCTGGGGGAAGTCTTGGCTGCAGCTGGGGAGGGAGGCCTGGTGAAGGCTGACATCCTGGTTTACTGGTGTTGAGGGGGTAGAAAGTTCAAAGTTCCCCACGGTGTTTGACTCAGTTGTCCCACTTGTGCCATCGACACTGCTGGAGTTGGTGTTGAGTGAAGTGTTGTTCACTTCCATTGCCTTCAAACAGAAAGATTTtgttatatatacacatatatttcTCAAACATTTTTGTGCTAAATAATTACTTTTTATGGTTAAATTATTTCACACAATCTTTCCATAATTCCAAATACGCATTTGCCCCAAAATTAGTTTCTTTGACCAACTTGgacaacaaatacatgaatgGTGTCGGGACAAACAAATGCATGTCATGagtgatacattttaaaaaggggacATACTTGTAGCTCCATGATGGCCATGATGTCTTGCCACTGCTGCTCCAGGTCTAACTGTGGCTCTGCTGGAGGCAGCTGCGGTGCCAGAGGAAGGCCCTGAGATGTAGAAGGAGCTTCTTCATTGGAAACTATTTCTGGGGGGACAACCGGGGCTGGAAACTGTCATACACATAAAGCAAAATCGTTATAGCTACTTCACTGTAGTTTTTTCACATCAAACAATATATTCATATCTTGCTTTACAATACTTGCATTAcatgtgaaacaaaacattttatgtttttacctCAGATTCCTCTCCAAAGGGGAAAGTAGCCTCCAACAGCCTCAAGCATTCTTGAAGAGACAGTGAAGTCTGTGAGCCAATACCTGGGAGctggacaacaacaaaaaagagaaaaatattgatCCTTTCAGGgcactttcacacctgtagttcaGTTCATTTGGTCTGGACCAATGAAAGAAACGGTTGCCTTTTAGTTCTGGTCTGGTTTATGTTCACACTGACttttacaaatgaacaaagaaTAGTAAAGACATGGCAGACTGTCCTGCTATGGTATTAATCGTGGACCTCGTATATCATAAATAGTAAAGTACAGGCAAAAAAGAATCATTTTGGGAGGGTAGTTACTGTGTGGTCGCAACGGAGTAGGACACAAGCTCAACACACCTCTGATTCAACTCTTTCAGTTTCTGATTGATCAGGAAAAATCCCCGCACTCGCAAGGTGACGTGCATattgttaccatggttacatcATTACCTTGCACAAATATAGGCTATATATCGCTTTTACAGATCGGGAGATCGTTCCATGAACGGTTCTCCccatcagcagatggatttcAAAGTAGTAGCGCTTTAAATTCATGCTATAATCATATAtcctgtaaaaatatatataaactatCACACAGTCCTGCGGTTCAcctgctttgctttcacacctTGAGAAGGAGGGTCTCGGCCCACTGTTGTTTAGACCGCACcagagtttgattgacagctttcacaccagcccAAACTAACTGTATAAAACGGGAAAATGCAGAGTTTGTTTTAACCAAACAGGTTCCATCTTTCTGACAGTCTTGCTGAATCCAACTGTCCTTTCTGATCTTTTTGGTGTCTTGAATAAAGGCTAGTTTATTTCAGtgtccaaaacattttcataatctCACATTCCTTTCTTGCATTATGGATAAATATTCTGTGTCTTCACCAGGTTAATACTCAGCTACTGCGGCCAAGTCCGACCATTCTGTCtaatacaatataaaaaggAGAACATacttctgtgtatttgttttctttatcgGTTTAGGTTCCTTCATAAAAACACCACGGGTACCAGCACTGGATGTGCTTCATGTGGGCGCATCAGTAGTTTTACGAGGAGCACATTTATACGTCACTGCGGCTCACGATCCTGAATGGCCACTGGAAATTTTTCTTGGATGTTAagacatgaaataaatgtgattCAAAAAAGCGCAACTACATCAGACAGCAACAGTTTGATTTGCCTGAGATCTAACTCACGGACTGGTGTCACTCAACAATGAGATGAAACTCTTATATTCCAACGAGCCATTTTACAGACGATCACACTTTTTTAACCCACAGTATTTTGGGCAAATGGTAAAAGAGACTAAGTGGAAATGTCCCCACATGAATAAAAACTCATACTCAGCAGACAAAATGATCTTCTATCACCAGTGTGCGGCTCCCCAAGTttctatttcctttttatgtgcTATAAGGCAGTTAAATGTACCACCTCCCACTGGATGAAACGCTAGGATATCGAGATCCATTTAGTCTACAAACCTGCTCTGGAAtactctctcctgtctccccGTCCACTGGCTGGGCTCCTTGTAAGTTTACTCCATTTCTCCAGCTCTCTTGTTCCTCATTCCCGTCTTTGTTCTCGTGTGGGCTGggcttctcctcctcactctccttcTGACGGTTGCTGTAGTTGAACACTTCTCTTCCTGCACCAAGGTCGATGTCCTGTCGCCATAGGATGTCAATCAAGTCAATGTCCTGGAAAAAAATATAGCAACCATTGAAAAACGGCCCTGT encodes:
- the cbx1b gene encoding chromobox protein homolog 1b, which produces MSMSLTTEPPNDGPTVTEVSNPSEAKMTSPEKKDKKPDDVPEEEEEEEEYVVEKVLNRRVVKGRVEYLLKWKGFSDEDNTWEPEDNLDCPDLIAEFLQSQKTAHDGKRKAAGDAEGDESKTKKKKDDTEKLRGFARGLDPERIIGATDSTGELMFLMKWKNSDEADLVPAKEANVKCPQVVISFYEERLTWHSYPTEDEKKDDKN
- the nfe2l1b gene encoding endoplasmic reticulum membrane sensor NFE2L1b isoform X2, yielding MLYLKKYFTEGLIQFTILLSLIGVRVDLDTYLSNQLPPLREIILGPSSAYTQTQFHNLRNTLDGYGIHPKSVDLDHFFTTRRLLNQVRQLDRLSVPSTELNTWLVHRDSETVVSASSQSSPSITLDNGTGLEDVNNPDATPAMRGGSGAPESTYNLNAADSSLGAVAPEGNQEQGSRDGNDDLTKEDIDLGAGREVFNYSNRQKESEEEKPSPHENKDGNEEQESWRNGVNLQGAQPVDGETGESIPEQLPGIGSQTSLSLQECLRLLEATFPFGEESEFPAPVVPPEIVSNEEAPSTSQGLPLAPQLPPAEPQLDLEQQWQDIMAIMELQAMEVNNTSLNTNSSSVDGTSGTTESNTVGNFELSTPSTPVNQDVSLHQASLPSCSQDFPQIFDPQLDSITITPRTTMPRLSSSNSSNINSTFGATNLTGIFLPPPINSSSNNITSTPILPDPFSTLLEESMLDEISLLDLAMEEGFSQAQASQLEDELDSDSGLSLDSSHSPASPSSSETSCSSAASSSSTSATFSEEGAVGYSTDSEVATVETEEGAVGGYQPGYSKLCRMSYQDPSQFHGLPQLDSIGHNHTYNLPLSSAFSEHPELPIATGKKTVRDKQHSKLQPHQDLLDKHASRDERRARAMKIPFSNEKIINLPVEEFNELLAKHHLSEAQLALIRDIRRRGKNKMAAQNCRKRKLDTIINLEQGVQDLRRNKARLLKEKMEFIRSIRQMKQKMQSLYQEVFTQLRDEEGRPYPPSEYSLQYSADGSVLIMPRGVTTAEQNRKPEKKQKDKKK
- the nfe2l1b gene encoding endoplasmic reticulum membrane sensor NFE2L1b isoform X1 — protein: MLYLKKYFTEGLIQFTILLSLIGVRVDLDTYLSNQLPPLREIILGPSSAYTQTQFHNLRNTLDGYGIHPKSVDLDHFFTTRRLLNQVRQLDRLSVPSTELNTWLVHRDSETVVSASSQSSPSITLDNGTGLEDVNNPDATPAMRGGSGAPESTYNLNAADSSLGAVAPEGNQEQGSRDGNDDLTKEDIDLIDILWRQDIDLGAGREVFNYSNRQKESEEEKPSPHENKDGNEEQESWRNGVNLQGAQPVDGETGESIPEQLPGIGSQTSLSLQECLRLLEATFPFGEESEFPAPVVPPEIVSNEEAPSTSQGLPLAPQLPPAEPQLDLEQQWQDIMAIMELQAMEVNNTSLNTNSSSVDGTSGTTESNTVGNFELSTPSTPVNQDVSLHQASLPSCSQDFPQIFDPQLDSITITPRTTMPRLSSSNSSNINSTFGATNLTGIFLPPPINSSSNNITSTPILPDPFSTLLEESMLDEISLLDLAMEEGFSQAQASQLEDELDSDSGLSLDSSHSPASPSSSETSCSSAASSSSTSATFSEEGAVGYSTDSEVATVETEEGAVGGYQPGYSKLCRMSYQDPSQFHGLPQLDSIGHNHTYNLPLSSAFSEHPELPIATGKKTVRDKQHSKLQPHQDLLDKHASRDERRARAMKIPFSNEKIINLPVEEFNELLAKHHLSEAQLALIRDIRRRGKNKMAAQNCRKRKLDTIINLEQGVQDLRRNKARLLKEKMEFIRSIRQMKQKMQSLYQEVFTQLRDEEGRPYPPSEYSLQYSADGSVLIMPRGVTTAEQNRKPEKKQKDKKK
- the nfe2l1b gene encoding endoplasmic reticulum membrane sensor NFE2L1b isoform X3, encoding MLYLKKYFTEGLIQFTILLSLIGVRVDLDTYLSNQLPPLREIILGPSSAYTQTQFHNLRNTLDGYGIHPKSVDLDHFFTTRRLLNQVRQLDRLSVPSTELNTWLVHRDSETVVSASSQSSPSITLDNGTGLEDVNNPDATPAMRGGSGAPESTYNLNAADSSLGAVAPEGNQEQGSRDGNDDLTKEDIDLIDILWRQDIDLGAGREVFNYSNRQKESEEEKPSPHENKDGNEEQESWRNGVNLQGAQPVDGETGESIPEQFPAPVVPPEIVSNEEAPSTSQGLPLAPQLPPAEPQLDLEQQWQDIMAIMELQAMEVNNTSLNTNSSSVDGTSGTTESNTVGNFELSTPSTPVNQDVSLHQASLPSCSQDFPQIFDPQLDSITITPRTTMPRLSSSNSSNINSTFGATNLTGIFLPPPINSSSNNITSTPILPDPFSTLLEESMLDEISLLDLAMEEGFSQAQASQLEDELDSDSGLSLDSSHSPASPSSSETSCSSAASSSSTSATFSEEGAVGYSTDSEVATVETEEGAVGGYQPGYSKLCRMSYQDPSQFHGLPQLDSIGHNHTYNLPLSSAFSEHPELPIATGKKTVRDKQHSKLQPHQDLLDKHASRDERRARAMKIPFSNEKIINLPVEEFNELLAKHHLSEAQLALIRDIRRRGKNKMAAQNCRKRKLDTIINLEQGVQDLRRNKARLLKEKMEFIRSIRQMKQKMQSLYQEVFTQLRDEEGRPYPPSEYSLQYSADGSVLIMPRGVTTAEQNRKPEKKQKDKKK